A section of the Candidatus Obscuribacterales bacterium genome encodes:
- a CDS encoding histone deacetylase, with translation MDLPLVYHPGYVAPLPSTHRFPMVKFRQLHDLLICSGIAQPQQFHQPEEPPKDWFELVHNPVYVQQYCTGSLDAKAQRRIGLPWSESLMNRTRIAIGGTVLTATLALKHGLACNTAGGTHHAFPDYGSGFCIFNDLAIAARVIQHQGLAQRILILDLDVHQGDGTALIFQQDDSVFTFSMHCEANFPGRKQVSDLDVPLPIGMEDEDYLKTLDRYLPDILSQFNPDLVLYDAGVDPHVSDRLGKLALTDHGIFCREMQVLQTCISQGYPVACVIGGGYSDDFEALVYRHSLLHRAASTVYRHQRL, from the coding sequence ATGGATCTTCCACTGGTTTATCATCCCGGCTACGTCGCCCCCCTACCCTCCACCCATCGCTTTCCGATGGTTAAGTTTCGGCAACTTCACGACCTGCTGATCTGCAGCGGCATCGCCCAGCCCCAGCAATTCCACCAGCCAGAGGAACCGCCCAAGGACTGGTTTGAGCTTGTACATAACCCCGTCTATGTGCAGCAATACTGCACGGGATCGCTAGACGCCAAGGCCCAGCGCCGCATTGGTCTACCTTGGAGCGAAAGTCTCATGAACCGCACTCGTATTGCCATCGGTGGCACGGTGCTCACGGCCACCCTGGCTCTCAAGCATGGACTAGCCTGCAACACGGCAGGCGGCACTCACCATGCCTTTCCAGATTATGGGTCAGGGTTTTGTATTTTCAACGATTTAGCGATCGCCGCCCGTGTGATTCAACACCAAGGGCTGGCTCAGCGCATTCTGATCCTCGACCTCGATGTTCATCAAGGGGACGGCACCGCCCTCATTTTCCAGCAAGACGACAGCGTTTTCACCTTCTCCATGCACTGCGAGGCCAATTTTCCGGGGCGAAAACAGGTGAGCGATCTAGACGTGCCGCTGCCCATAGGCATGGAGGATGAGGACTATCTCAAAACCCTAGACCGCTATCTGCCCGATATTCTCTCCCAGTTCAACCCCGATCTGGTGCTCTACGATGCTGGCGTTGATCCCCACGTGAGCGATCGTTTGGGCAAACTAGCCCTCACCGATCACGGCATCTTCTGTCGCGAAATGCAGGTGTTGCAAACCTGTATCTCCCAGGGCTATCCGGTAGCCTGTGTGATTGGCGGTGGCTACAGCGATGACTTTGAGGCTCTGGTCTATCGCCATTCCCTCCTGCATCGAGCTGCCAGCACCGTCTATCGCCACCAGCGGCTTTAA